Proteins encoded within one genomic window of Setaria italica strain Yugu1 chromosome IV, Setaria_italica_v2.0, whole genome shotgun sequence:
- the LOC101784718 gene encoding probable serine/threonine-protein kinase PBL17 isoform X2, which produces MRQASRAGHPQKLGAPPLRPFLPSPPPPAYSSLPARPASPPSFRPRAPSYLYLSPARGRRLPSVGRPRTTAAGRWRGNYKKATWMANLLPLIRRMNRWWILPSCGDIRPSRPASSRRRDAETPRSPPKLRKTVSEGMLAVPKDVEEFRTMSAYGFLKLFTYDDLRLATGDFDPGRIVGEGGFGVVYRGFIHGAVGKEVAVKELNPEGLQGDREWLTEVSYLGQYSHPNLVELIGYCCEDDHRLLVYEFMAKGSLENHLFRRACTLSWTTRVAIALDVARGLAFLHGAERPIIYRDFKTSNILLDAEFNAKLSDFGLAKEGPMGGKTHVSTRVMGTYGYAAPEYMATGHLTVMSDVYGFGVVLLEMLVGRRAVEPSRAGAREGSLVDWARPILIRPKKLERILDRRMGGPAPRGLDRVARLAYDCLSQNPKVRPAMARVVITLEAVLAAGANDDDDDEEGTAAADAPPP; this is translated from the exons ATGCGGCAGGCGAGCCGGGCTGGCCACCCCCAAAAGCTCGGGGCGCCGCCCCTCCGACCATTCCTCCCGTCGCCTCCCCCCCCTGCCTATTCATCTCTCCCAGCTCGACCGGCCTCCCCCCCCTCGTTCCGGCCGCGAGCACCATCATATTTATATCTCTCCCCGGCGCGTGGTCGGAGGCTGCCGTCGGTCGGCCGCccccgcaccaccgccgccggccgctggagAGGTAACTACAAAAAGGCAACCTGGATGGCCAACCTGTTGCCGCTTATCCGGAGAATGAATCGGTGGTGGATCCTCCCTAGCTGCGGCGACATCCGGCCGTCGCGGCCAGCATCGTCCCGCCGTCGAG ATGCCGAGACGCCGAGGTCCCCTCCGAAGCTGAGGAAGACGGTATCGGAGGGGATGCTGGCGGTGCCCAAGGACGTGGAGGAGTTCCGGACGATGTCGGCGTACGGGTTCCTGAAGCTCTTCACCTACGACGACCTGAGGCTGGCGACCGGCGACTTCGACCCCGGGCGGATCGTCGGCGAGGGCGGCTTCGGCGTCGTCTACCGAGGGTTTATCCACGGCGCGGTGGGCAAGGAGGTCGCCGTCAAGGAGCTCAACCCGGAGGGCCTCCAGGGGGACAGGGAGTGGCTGACGGAGGTGAGCTACCTGGGGCAGTACAGCCACCCCAACCTGGTGGAGCTCATCGGCTACTGCTGCGAGGACGACCACCGGCTGCTGGTGTACGAGTTCATGGCCAAGGGCAGCCTCGAGAACCACCTGTTCCGGCGAGCCTGCACCCTGTCGTGGACCACGCGGGTGGCCATCGCGCTCGACGTCGCCAGGGGCCTCGCCTTCCTCCATGGCGCCGAGCGGCCCATCATCTACCGCGACTTCAAGACCTCCAACATCCTGCTCGACGCG GAATTCAACGCCAAGCTGTCGGATTTCGGGCTCGCCAAGGAGGGGCCGATGGGCGGCAAGACGCACGTGTCGACCAGGGTCATGGGCACCTACGGCTACGCCGCGCCGGAGTACATGGCCACCG GGCACCTGACGGTGATGAGCGACGTGTACGGCTTCGGCGTGGTGCTGCTGGAGATGCTGGTGGGGCGGCGCGCCGTGGAGCCGAGCCGCGCTGGTGCCCGCGAGGGCAGCCTGGTGGACTGGGCGCGGCCCATCCTTATCCGGCCCAAGAAGCTGGAGCGGATCCTGGACCGGCGGATGGGGGGCCCGGCGCCGCGGGGGCTGGACCGCGTGGCCCGCCTCGCGTACGACTGCCTCAGCCAGAACCCCAAGGTCCGGCCCGCCATGGCCAGGGTCGTCATCACGCTCgaggccgtgctcgccgccggcgctaacgacgacgacgacgacgaagaaggcaccgccgccgccgacgccccgcCTCCGTGA
- the LOC101784718 gene encoding probable serine/threonine-protein kinase PBL17 isoform X1, whose translation MRQASRAGHPQKLGAPPLRPFLPSPPPPAYSSLPARPASPPSFRPRAPSYLYLSPARGRRLPSVGRPRTTAAGRWRGNYKKATWMANLLPLIRRMNRWWILPSCGDIRPSRPASSRRRGEQMIIPHLYIYIYMYVSTSTWISSVPYVSSMRPRRADAETPRSPPKLRKTVSEGMLAVPKDVEEFRTMSAYGFLKLFTYDDLRLATGDFDPGRIVGEGGFGVVYRGFIHGAVGKEVAVKELNPEGLQGDREWLTEVSYLGQYSHPNLVELIGYCCEDDHRLLVYEFMAKGSLENHLFRRACTLSWTTRVAIALDVARGLAFLHGAERPIIYRDFKTSNILLDAEFNAKLSDFGLAKEGPMGGKTHVSTRVMGTYGYAAPEYMATGHLTVMSDVYGFGVVLLEMLVGRRAVEPSRAGAREGSLVDWARPILIRPKKLERILDRRMGGPAPRGLDRVARLAYDCLSQNPKVRPAMARVVITLEAVLAAGANDDDDDEEGTAAADAPPP comes from the exons ATGCGGCAGGCGAGCCGGGCTGGCCACCCCCAAAAGCTCGGGGCGCCGCCCCTCCGACCATTCCTCCCGTCGCCTCCCCCCCCTGCCTATTCATCTCTCCCAGCTCGACCGGCCTCCCCCCCCTCGTTCCGGCCGCGAGCACCATCATATTTATATCTCTCCCCGGCGCGTGGTCGGAGGCTGCCGTCGGTCGGCCGCccccgcaccaccgccgccggccgctggagAGGTAACTACAAAAAGGCAACCTGGATGGCCAACCTGTTGCCGCTTATCCGGAGAATGAATCGGTGGTGGATCCTCCCTAGCTGCGGCGACATCCGGCCGTCGCGGCCAGCATCGTCCCGCCGTCGAGGTGAGCAAATGATCATACcacatttatatatatatatatatatgtatgtatcgACCTCGACTTGGATCTCAAGCGTGCCATACGTGAGCTCGATGCGTCCTCGTCGGGCAGATGCCGAGACGCCGAGGTCCCCTCCGAAGCTGAGGAAGACGGTATCGGAGGGGATGCTGGCGGTGCCCAAGGACGTGGAGGAGTTCCGGACGATGTCGGCGTACGGGTTCCTGAAGCTCTTCACCTACGACGACCTGAGGCTGGCGACCGGCGACTTCGACCCCGGGCGGATCGTCGGCGAGGGCGGCTTCGGCGTCGTCTACCGAGGGTTTATCCACGGCGCGGTGGGCAAGGAGGTCGCCGTCAAGGAGCTCAACCCGGAGGGCCTCCAGGGGGACAGGGAGTGGCTGACGGAGGTGAGCTACCTGGGGCAGTACAGCCACCCCAACCTGGTGGAGCTCATCGGCTACTGCTGCGAGGACGACCACCGGCTGCTGGTGTACGAGTTCATGGCCAAGGGCAGCCTCGAGAACCACCTGTTCCGGCGAGCCTGCACCCTGTCGTGGACCACGCGGGTGGCCATCGCGCTCGACGTCGCCAGGGGCCTCGCCTTCCTCCATGGCGCCGAGCGGCCCATCATCTACCGCGACTTCAAGACCTCCAACATCCTGCTCGACGCG GAATTCAACGCCAAGCTGTCGGATTTCGGGCTCGCCAAGGAGGGGCCGATGGGCGGCAAGACGCACGTGTCGACCAGGGTCATGGGCACCTACGGCTACGCCGCGCCGGAGTACATGGCCACCG GGCACCTGACGGTGATGAGCGACGTGTACGGCTTCGGCGTGGTGCTGCTGGAGATGCTGGTGGGGCGGCGCGCCGTGGAGCCGAGCCGCGCTGGTGCCCGCGAGGGCAGCCTGGTGGACTGGGCGCGGCCCATCCTTATCCGGCCCAAGAAGCTGGAGCGGATCCTGGACCGGCGGATGGGGGGCCCGGCGCCGCGGGGGCTGGACCGCGTGGCCCGCCTCGCGTACGACTGCCTCAGCCAGAACCCCAAGGTCCGGCCCGCCATGGCCAGGGTCGTCATCACGCTCgaggccgtgctcgccgccggcgctaacgacgacgacgacgacgaagaaggcaccgccgccgccgacgccccgcCTCCGTGA
- the LOC101785109 gene encoding squamosa promoter-binding-like protein 12 isoform X2 — protein MGSFGMNWDQKNSMVWDCENLALSVPNEIVRHGSANSSGGTLTSSSELGHGSSKSSISGSIDSPFGVGNSIEFNFAAVERHVKDMGKNGRVDDSRTSPSSMIAFSHGEPSISLKLGKRAYVESVCGRQDNKSSAPSTVTSASTVVKKTKVSHQNAKNSYCQVEGCKVDLSSAKAYHRKHKVCEDHAKAPKVVVAGLERRFCQQCSRFHGLAEFDQNKRSCRRRLTHHNARRRKPQTDTISFNSSRLSTMFYDTSQQTNLFFSQPLFSQVRSNALSSWDNLGGFKFVETKHMSMHPMKTVGLDELPFSNLQISTSVAAQTARHHNFDGLMPVKGTNTKVLNQGVEASTAASNSNGAPELGRALSLLSDGSWGSSSTVIQQHNSHVHTGAMPPLGTIAVSNPVTNHLDPSPGGFWHDDPATLDGTLQIQ, from the exons ATGGGTTCTTTTGGGATGAACTGGGATCAGAAGAATTCCATGGTGTGGGATTGCGAAAATCTAGCACTATCTGTCCCGAATGAAATTGTAAGGCATGGATCTGCGAATTCATCTGGTGGTACCCTCACTTCTAGCTCAGAGCTAGGGCATGGTTCATCCAAGAGCTCCATTTCGGGATCCATTGATTCACCGTTTGGAGTAGGGAACAGCATAGAGTTCAATTTCGCTGCTGTTGAAAGGCATGTTAAGGACATGGGTAAGAATGGCAGAGTTGACGACTCGAGAACTTCTCCATCATCAATGATAGCGTTCAGCCATGGGGAGCCATCAATCAGCCTGAAGCTTGGAAAAAGGGCTTACGTTGAAAGTGTCTGTGGAAGACAGGATAACAAGAGTTCTGCACCTTCAACTGTGACTTCTGCATCGACTGTTGTCAAGAAGACCAAGGTATCTCATCAGAATGCGAAAAACTCATACTGTCAGGTCGAAGGTTGCAAAGTTGATCTGTCTTCTGCTAAAGCTTACCATCGCAAACACAAAGTCTGTGAAGATCATGCTAAAGCTCCCAAGGTGGTTGTTGCTGGTCTAGAGCGCCGTTTTTGCCAACAGTGTAGCCG GTTTCATGGTTTAGCAGAGTTTGACCAGAACAAAAGAAGCTGTCgtaggcgtcttactcatcatAACGCACGAAGGAGGAAACCTCAGACAGATACGATTTCATTCAATTCATCACGGCTTTCGACAATGTTTTATG ACACAAGCCAGCAGACAAATCTTTTCTTTAGCCAACCTCTCTTTAGCCAAGTGAGAAGCAATGCACTTTCTTCATGGGATAACTTGGGAGGCTTCAAATTTGTGGAAACAAAACATATGTCGATGCATCCAATGAAAACAGTAGGCCTTGATGAGTTGCCTTTCTCAAACCTCCAGATATCAACTAGTGTTGCGGCTCAAACTGCACGCCATCATAATTTCGATGGGCTCATGCCAGTCAAGGGAACCAACACAAAGGTCCTCAATCAAG GTGTGGAAGCCTCCACGGCCGCTTCCAACTCAAATGGAGCCCCAGAACTTGGGCGTGCTCTCTCTCTTCTGTCAGACGGTTCTTGGGGTTCAAGTTCAACCGTCATCCAGCAGCATAATTCTCATGTGCACACTGGTGCGATGCCGCCCCTTGGCACTATTGCTGTTTCCAACCCTGTCACGAATCATCTGGATCCGTCCCCGGGAGGGTTCTGGCATGACGACCCTGCCACGCTCGATGGAACTCTGCAGATTCAG TGA
- the LOC101785109 gene encoding squamosa promoter-binding-like protein 12 isoform X1, whose product MGSFGMNWDQKNSMVWDCENLALSVPNEIVRHGSANSSGGTLTSSSELGHGSSKSSISGSIDSPFGVGNSIEFNFAAVERHVKDMGKNGRVDDSRTSPSSMIAFSHGEPSISLKLGKRAYVESVCGRQDNKSSAPSTVTSASTVVKKTKVSHQNAKNSYCQVEGCKVDLSSAKAYHRKHKVCEDHAKAPKVVVAGLERRFCQQCSRFHGLAEFDQNKRSCRRRLTHHNARRRKPQTDTISFNSSRLSTMFYDTSQQTNLFFSQPLFSQVRSNALSSWDNLGGFKFVETKHMSMHPMKTVGLDELPFSNLQISTSVAAQTARHHNFDGLMPVKGTNTKVLNQGVEASTAASNSNGAPELGRALSLLSDGSWGSSSTVIQQHNSHVHTGAMPPLGTIAVSNPVTNHLDPSPGGFWHDDPATLDGTLQIQASTHL is encoded by the exons ATGGGTTCTTTTGGGATGAACTGGGATCAGAAGAATTCCATGGTGTGGGATTGCGAAAATCTAGCACTATCTGTCCCGAATGAAATTGTAAGGCATGGATCTGCGAATTCATCTGGTGGTACCCTCACTTCTAGCTCAGAGCTAGGGCATGGTTCATCCAAGAGCTCCATTTCGGGATCCATTGATTCACCGTTTGGAGTAGGGAACAGCATAGAGTTCAATTTCGCTGCTGTTGAAAGGCATGTTAAGGACATGGGTAAGAATGGCAGAGTTGACGACTCGAGAACTTCTCCATCATCAATGATAGCGTTCAGCCATGGGGAGCCATCAATCAGCCTGAAGCTTGGAAAAAGGGCTTACGTTGAAAGTGTCTGTGGAAGACAGGATAACAAGAGTTCTGCACCTTCAACTGTGACTTCTGCATCGACTGTTGTCAAGAAGACCAAGGTATCTCATCAGAATGCGAAAAACTCATACTGTCAGGTCGAAGGTTGCAAAGTTGATCTGTCTTCTGCTAAAGCTTACCATCGCAAACACAAAGTCTGTGAAGATCATGCTAAAGCTCCCAAGGTGGTTGTTGCTGGTCTAGAGCGCCGTTTTTGCCAACAGTGTAGCCG GTTTCATGGTTTAGCAGAGTTTGACCAGAACAAAAGAAGCTGTCgtaggcgtcttactcatcatAACGCACGAAGGAGGAAACCTCAGACAGATACGATTTCATTCAATTCATCACGGCTTTCGACAATGTTTTATG ACACAAGCCAGCAGACAAATCTTTTCTTTAGCCAACCTCTCTTTAGCCAAGTGAGAAGCAATGCACTTTCTTCATGGGATAACTTGGGAGGCTTCAAATTTGTGGAAACAAAACATATGTCGATGCATCCAATGAAAACAGTAGGCCTTGATGAGTTGCCTTTCTCAAACCTCCAGATATCAACTAGTGTTGCGGCTCAAACTGCACGCCATCATAATTTCGATGGGCTCATGCCAGTCAAGGGAACCAACACAAAGGTCCTCAATCAAG GTGTGGAAGCCTCCACGGCCGCTTCCAACTCAAATGGAGCCCCAGAACTTGGGCGTGCTCTCTCTCTTCTGTCAGACGGTTCTTGGGGTTCAAGTTCAACCGTCATCCAGCAGCATAATTCTCATGTGCACACTGGTGCGATGCCGCCCCTTGGCACTATTGCTGTTTCCAACCCTGTCACGAATCATCTGGATCCGTCCCCGGGAGGGTTCTGGCATGACGACCCTGCCACGCTCGATGGAACTCTGCAGATTCAGGCATCCACTCACCTCTGA
- the LOC101786331 gene encoding uncharacterized protein LOC101786331: MEETAAAAAAVEPAAEKATSYRYWVRESTGDAAPLPAPRKLDAADLAANPAPTTLGSVWNQAGTWEEKNLNSWANSRIKDLLGSLDPLEFSTGKASVYEVSRCSGDAFLVTVRNKKRVGYTYELSLKFKGEWLIKEENKKVKGHLEIPEFSFGELEDLEVNVRFGDEKDLSSDDKAQICKDMKSFLAPIQGKLREFEKELKER, from the exons atggaggagacggcggcggcggcggcggcggtggagcctgCGGCGGAGAAGGCGACGTCGTACAGGTACTGGGTGCGGGAGTCGACGGGcgacgccgcgccgctgcccgcGCCCCGCAAGCTCGACGCCGCCGACCTCGCGGCAAACCCCGCGCCCACCACCCTCGGCTCCGTCTGGAACCAG GCTGGCACCTGGGAGGAGAAGAACCTGAATTCATGGGCCAATAGTAGGATAAAG GATTTGTTGGGGTCTTTAGATCCTCTGGAATTCTCTACTGGCAAGGCCTCTGTTTATGAAGTATCCAGATGCTCAGGCGAT GCATTCTTAGTCACGGTTCGCAATAAGAAGAGAGTGGGCTATACTTATGAACTGAGCTTGAAATTCAAAG GTGAATGGTTAATTaaggaagaaaacaagaaggtCAAAGGTCATCTGGAGATTCCTGAGTTTTCATTTGGCGAGCTTGAAGACTTGGAG GTAAATGTAAGGTTCGGCGATGAGAAGGATCTCTCTTCTGATGACAAAGCGCAAATTTGCAAGGACATGAAGTCCTTCCTTGCACCTATTCAGGGGAAGCTGCGCGAGTTCGAGAAGGAGCTGAAAGAAAGATAG
- the LOC101786720 gene encoding protein PHOSPHATE STARVATION RESPONSE 3 isoform X1, translating to MSTQSVATGEQIIAPNETVHACTSTQTSVLQLFDSKSDHRLLIDDTLSSTSQSSSIKTELIRSSSLSRSLSVNLQKRSPETDPESPLSHISHPKFSDPILSNSSTFCTSLFSSSSKNTDPCRQMGTLPFLPHPPKCEQQVSAGQSSSSSLLFAGDTGNALDEAEHSDDLKDFLNLSGDASDGSFHGETNALAFDEQMEFQFLSEQLGIAITDNEESPHLDDIYGTPPQLSSLPVSSCSNQSIQNLGSPVKVQLSSSRSSSVSATTNKSRLRWTLELHERFVEAVNKLEGPEKATPKGVLKLMKVEGLTIYHVKSHLQKYRLAKYLPETKEDEKASSEDKKAQSGSSSSDSSKTKNLQVAEALRMQMEVQKQLHEQLEVQRQLQLRIEEHARYLQKILEEQQKAGNLSLKAPTKAQAVSPESTASKERSETEAGTSSPRPSKNRNLDAHSECKSPAVSKRTEFQVDPESEVPCS from the exons ATGAGCACCCAGAGTGTTGCTACTGGGGAGCAAATTATTGCTCCCAACGAAACAGTACATGCCTGCACATCCACACAAACTTCAGTCCTTCAGCTGTTTGATTCTAAATCGGACCACCGGCTCTTGATAGATGACACTTTGTCATCCACGAGCCAATCATCAAGCATCAAGACTGAGTTGATCCGGTCGTCGAGCTTGTCAAGGAGCCTATCAGTTAACCTTCAGAAAAGAAGTCCTGAAACTGATCCAGAAAGCCCTCTGTCTCACATCTCACATCCCAAATTTTCTGACCCCATATTGTCAAACTCGTCGACGTTCTGCACAAGCTTGTTTTCATCATCTTCAAAGAACACGGATCCATGCCGGCAAATGGGCACTTTACCTTTCTTGCCTCACCCTCCTAAGTGTGAGCAGCAGGTGTCAGCTGGGCAGTCATCGAGCTCCTCTCTTCTCTTTGCTGGTGATACTGGCAATGCTTTAGATGAAGCTGAACACTCAGATGATCTGAAAGATTTCCTTAATCTTTCTGGAGATGCTTCTGATGGCAGCTTCCATGGAGAAACCAATGCCCTGGCTTTTGATGAACAGATGGAATTTCAGTTTCTGTCTGAGCAGCTAGGAATTGCCATCACTGACAACGAGGAGAGTCCTCATTTAGAT GACATATACGGCACACCACCACAACTGTCATCACTTCCAGTATCATCTTGCTCCAACCAGAGTATACAGAATCTAGGATCACCAGTTAAAGTCCAGCTTAGCTCATCTCGGTCATCTTCTGTCTCTGCAACAACTAACAAGTCAAGATTGAGGTGGACACTAGAGCTTCATGAGCGTTTTGTGGAGGCTGTGAACAAGCTTGAAGGACCTGAAA AAGCAACTCCTAAGGGTGTGCTGAAACTAATGAAGGTAGAAGGCCTAACCATTTATCATGTGAAGAGTCATCTGCAG AAGTATCGGCTTGCGAAATATCTTCCTGAGACTAAAGAAG ACGAGAAGGCTTCCTCGGAGGATAAGAAAGCACAATCGGGTAGCAGCAGCAGTGATTCAAGCAAAACGAA GAATTTACAAGTGGCAGAAGCCCTAAGGATGCAAATGGAGGTTCAAAAACAGCTTCATGAACAATTAGAG GTGCAAAGGCAGTTGCAGCTCCGGATAGAGGAACATGCAAGATACTTGCAGAAAATACTGGAAGAGCAACAGAAGGCTGGCAACTTGTCGCTAAAAGCACCTACCAAAGCACAGGCAGTCTCACCTGAATCGACAGCGTCAAAGGAGAGAAGCGAAACCGAGGCAGGCACCAGTTCGCCGCGTCCATCCAAGAACAGAAATCTGGATGCCCACTCAGAATGCAAGTCACCTGCTGTTAGCAAGAGAACAGAGTTTCAGGTTGATCCTGAGAGTGAGGTCCCCTGTTCATAG
- the LOC101786720 gene encoding protein PHOSPHATE STARVATION RESPONSE 3 isoform X2, with product MSTQSVATGEQIIAPNETVHACTSTQTSVLQLFDSKSDHRLLIDDTLSSTSQSSSIKTELIRSSSLSRSLSVNLQKRSPETDPESPLSHISHPKFSDPILSNSSTFCTSLFSSSSKNTDPCRQMGTLPFLPHPPKCEQQVSAGQSSSSSLLFAGDTGNALDEAEHSDDLKDFLNLSGDASDGSFHGETNALAFDEQMEFQFLSEQLGIAITDNEESPHLDDIYGTPPQLSSLPVSSCSNQSIQNLGSPVKVQLSSSRSSSVSATTNKSRLRWTLELHERFVEAVNKLEGPEKATPKGVLKLMKVEGLTIYHVKSHLQKYRLAKYLPETKEDEKASSEDKKAQSGSSSSDSSKTKNLQVAEALRMQMEVQKQLHEQLEVLCTSKYAYPIVM from the exons ATGAGCACCCAGAGTGTTGCTACTGGGGAGCAAATTATTGCTCCCAACGAAACAGTACATGCCTGCACATCCACACAAACTTCAGTCCTTCAGCTGTTTGATTCTAAATCGGACCACCGGCTCTTGATAGATGACACTTTGTCATCCACGAGCCAATCATCAAGCATCAAGACTGAGTTGATCCGGTCGTCGAGCTTGTCAAGGAGCCTATCAGTTAACCTTCAGAAAAGAAGTCCTGAAACTGATCCAGAAAGCCCTCTGTCTCACATCTCACATCCCAAATTTTCTGACCCCATATTGTCAAACTCGTCGACGTTCTGCACAAGCTTGTTTTCATCATCTTCAAAGAACACGGATCCATGCCGGCAAATGGGCACTTTACCTTTCTTGCCTCACCCTCCTAAGTGTGAGCAGCAGGTGTCAGCTGGGCAGTCATCGAGCTCCTCTCTTCTCTTTGCTGGTGATACTGGCAATGCTTTAGATGAAGCTGAACACTCAGATGATCTGAAAGATTTCCTTAATCTTTCTGGAGATGCTTCTGATGGCAGCTTCCATGGAGAAACCAATGCCCTGGCTTTTGATGAACAGATGGAATTTCAGTTTCTGTCTGAGCAGCTAGGAATTGCCATCACTGACAACGAGGAGAGTCCTCATTTAGAT GACATATACGGCACACCACCACAACTGTCATCACTTCCAGTATCATCTTGCTCCAACCAGAGTATACAGAATCTAGGATCACCAGTTAAAGTCCAGCTTAGCTCATCTCGGTCATCTTCTGTCTCTGCAACAACTAACAAGTCAAGATTGAGGTGGACACTAGAGCTTCATGAGCGTTTTGTGGAGGCTGTGAACAAGCTTGAAGGACCTGAAA AAGCAACTCCTAAGGGTGTGCTGAAACTAATGAAGGTAGAAGGCCTAACCATTTATCATGTGAAGAGTCATCTGCAG AAGTATCGGCTTGCGAAATATCTTCCTGAGACTAAAGAAG ACGAGAAGGCTTCCTCGGAGGATAAGAAAGCACAATCGGGTAGCAGCAGCAGTGATTCAAGCAAAACGAA GAATTTACAAGTGGCAGAAGCCCTAAGGATGCAAATGGAGGTTCAAAAACAGCTTCATGAACAATTAGAG GTACTCTGTACTTCCAAGTATGCATATCCCATTGTCATGTGA